One Algibacter sp. L3A6 genomic region harbors:
- a CDS encoding metal-dependent hydrolase codes for MASIFGHGIVGYTLVKVTNKQNLKWLLWAAVFSTILPDFDVIGFNLGIAYGDPLGHRGFTHSIVFALIWALILMFTLGRNNKAIWFLVIFISTMSHGILDAMTSGGKGVGFFIPFNNDRFFFPFQDIRVSPIGIGNFISQRGIQVILSEFKYIFLPCFIILAVRFLVVKFKKGTN; via the coding sequence ATGGCATCCATTTTTGGACATGGCATAGTTGGATATACTTTGGTGAAAGTAACCAATAAACAAAATTTAAAGTGGTTGCTATGGGCTGCGGTGTTTTCTACAATTTTACCCGATTTTGATGTTATTGGCTTTAATTTAGGTATTGCTTATGGCGACCCGTTAGGGCATAGAGGTTTTACGCATTCTATTGTGTTTGCTTTAATTTGGGCACTGATTTTAATGTTTACTTTAGGTCGAAATAATAAAGCAATTTGGTTTTTAGTCATTTTTATTTCAACAATGTCTCATGGTATTTTAGATGCTATGACTTCCGGAGGAAAAGGTGTGGGCTTTTTTATTCCTTTCAATAACGATCGATTTTTCTTTCCTTTTCAAGATATACGGGTTTCACCTATCGGTATTGGAAATTTTATTTCCCAACGTGGAATTCAGGTGATTTTAAGCGAATTTAAATACATATTTTTACCGTGTTTTATTATATTAGCTGTCAGGTTTTTAGTTGTAAAATTTAAAAAGGGAACAAATTAG
- the dtd gene encoding D-aminoacyl-tRNA deacylase: MKAVIQRVTKASVTIGGEEVANIENGLLILLGIVNEDAEDDIVWLSNKIVNLRIFSDDNDVMNHSLKDTHGDVIVVSQFTLQASTKKGNRPSYIKAARPDVAIPLYEAFVKQIEKDLGKTVQTGQFGADMKVELLNDGPVTIIIDTKNKE; encoded by the coding sequence ATGAAAGCAGTTATACAACGCGTTACAAAAGCTAGCGTAACTATTGGAGGAGAAGAAGTAGCCAATATAGAAAACGGACTTTTAATTCTTTTAGGAATTGTAAATGAGGATGCAGAAGATGATATTGTTTGGCTTTCGAATAAAATTGTGAATCTTCGAATTTTTTCTGATGATAATGATGTGATGAATCATTCTTTAAAAGATACCCATGGCGATGTTATTGTGGTAAGTCAATTTACACTTCAAGCTTCTACTAAAAAAGGTAATCGCCCGAGCTATATAAAAGCAGCGCGGCCTGATGTTGCTATACCATTGTATGAAGCGTTTGTCAAACAAATAGAAAAAGATTTAGGAAAAACAGTGCAAACCGGACAATTTGGAGCCGACATGAAGGTAGAGTTGCTAAACGATGGCCCAGTTACAATAATTATAGATACAAAAAATAAAGAGTAA